A stretch of the Xiphias gladius isolate SHS-SW01 ecotype Sanya breed wild chromosome 21, ASM1685928v1, whole genome shotgun sequence genome encodes the following:
- the ncoa5 gene encoding LOW QUALITY PROTEIN: nuclear receptor coactivator 5 (The sequence of the model RefSeq protein was modified relative to this genomic sequence to represent the inferred CDS: substituted 1 base at 1 genomic stop codon), with protein MSRRRSRSTSPGRYSRSCSSNDPRDLERRIFVGNLPTSDMEKKDLEDLFSPYGKIVGVSMFRGFGFVQFERVEEAEAAKAAQKGRIYKGYKIDVNMAVERRQAKPQSQQSPPRRAPYGSYGDSKEPRPRSRSPVYGRDGREGRTXRDGREGREGRDGRDGREPRDSRDGRDSGREQRPGGHSRDHDYRYRSSESRDKDLRGDPRDPAYSRDDYDRYYRSGSGAEDYYRRKEEPYRDPYRDPWNGRREPEADDRARPEERRRNELYRQYYEELQRRYDTDRPVDCSVIVVNKAQKEYAETVGRKVRDLGMVVDLIFLNTEVSLTQALEDVGRARTPFAIIITQQHQVHRSCTVNILFGTPQEHRNMPMQDAMMLVAHNYDAYKVENREKEREEIARKAAKMADDVLLREPDRESHPVSVLTAITLLSENRFLTPEELDGLIAYLKDKRARLVRSAADPLSAAVHVAAPADVPSSAAGLPPPSHSTHTPPQPSHLGLSTAASASANPSHQQELQAKILSLFNSGTGASVVAAGLPSTASQPQAYGSLGPPPTQNQPRPAMPGPPPAGSQGYGTPPCRMPVAATGQRPPASASGINFDNPSVQKALDTLIQSGPTLNHLVAAGAAQQTPQRPATGMGQVPTMSMYPRHY; from the exons ATGTCTCGCCGACGAAGCCGCAGCACATCACCAGGGCGTTATTCGCGCTCCTGCAGCAGTAACGATCCTAGAGATTTGGAGAGAAGGATTTTTGTCGGGAATTTGCCAACCTCCGACATGGAAAAGAAGGATTTGGAAGACCTGTTCAGCCCATATGGGAAAATAGTCG GCGTATCCATGTTTCGTGGGTTTGGATTTGTACAATTTGAACGCGTTGAGGAAGCCGAAGCTGCAAAGGCGGCCCAAAAGGGTCGAATATATAAAGGTTATAAAATAG atgtaaATATGGCAGTGGAGAGACGGCAAGCTAAACCTCAATCCCAGCAGAGCCCTCCACGAAG gGCCCCGTATGGCAGTTATGGGGACAGCAAAGAGCCCCGGCCTCGGTCCCGTTCACCCGTTTATGGGCGTGATGGACGTGAGGGGCGGACGTGACGTGACGGACGTGAGGGGCGTGAGGGGCGTGACGGACGTGACGGACGTGAGCCTCGGGATAGCCGTGATGGGAGGGACTCGGGTAGAGAGCAGAGGCCGGGTGGCCACTCTCGTGACCACGATTACCGATACCGTAGCtcagagagcagagacaagGACCTCAGAGGTGACCCGCGGGATCCTGCCTACAG CAGAGATGACTATGACAGATACTACCGCAGTGGCAGTGGTGCAGAAGACTACTACCGGAGGAAAGAGGAACCCTACAGGGACCCTTACAGAGATCCCTGGAATGGACGCCGTGAGCCTGAGG CGGATGATCGTGCTCGACCAGAAGAGCGTCGGCGTAATGAATTGTATCGACAGTACTATGAAGAACTCCAGCGGCGTTACGACACTGACCGTCCTGTTGACTGCTCTGTGATTGTCGTCAACAAGGCGCAAAA GGAGTATGCTGAGACGGTCGGGCGGAAGGTCCGTGATCTGGGCATGGTGGTGGACCTTATTTTCCTCAACACAGAAGTTTCACTAACCCAGGCTCTGGAGGATGTAGGCCGAGCCCGCACTCCCTTTGCCATCATCATTACCCAGCAGCACCAGGTCCACCGGTCCTGCACCGTCAACATCTTGTTCGGCACACCGCAAG AGCATCGAAACATGCCAATGCAGGATGCCATGATGCTAGTTGCCCACAACTATGACGCTTACAAAGTTGAAAACCGTGAAAAAGAGCGTGAGGAGATCGCCAGAAAGGCTGCAAAGATGGCAGACGATGTATTACTCAGAGAGCCTGATCGAGAGAGCCACCCCGTTTCTGTGCTCACTGCCATTACGCTGCTGTCCGAAAACAG ATTTTTAACGCCTGAGGAACTGGATGGTCTCATTGCGTACCTGAAGGACAAAAGAGCCCGGCTGGTACGAAGCGCCGCAGACCCTCTTTCAG CTGCAGTCCATGTTGCAGCTCCCGCAGACGTTCCGTCCTCAGCTGCAGGACTGCCCCCTCCTTCCCATTCTACTCACACACCCCCACAGCCCAGCCACCTCGGCCTATCCACTGCTGCGAGCGCCTCAGCTAACCCCAGCCATCAGCAGGAGCTGCAGGCTAAAATCCTCAGCCTGTTCAATAGTGGCACCGGGGCGTCAGTAGTTGCTGCTGGGCTGCCCTCCACTGCCTCCCAGCCACAGGCCTATGGTTCCCTTGGCCCACCCCCTACACAGAACCAGCCCCGCCCAGCCATGCCTGGCCCTCCTCCAGCTGGATCCCAGGGTTACGGCACCCCACCGTGCCGCATGCCAGTTGCAGCAACTGGTCAGAGACCCCCAGCCTCTGCTTCAGGTATCAATTTTGACAACCCAAGTGTCCAGAAAGCTCTGGACACACTCATTCAGAGTGGACCGACTCTTAACCACCTAGTAGCCGCTGGGGCCGCTCAGCAGACACCCCAGAGACCAGCAACGGGCATGGGCCAAGTCCCGACTATGTCCATGTATCCCCGACACTACTGA